Within the Enoplosus armatus isolate fEnoArm2 chromosome 9, fEnoArm2.hap1, whole genome shotgun sequence genome, the region GCGATGTTTCTGCTATATTGGTAGCAACCACCACCTGGGATTGATAGGGAGGGAACACAGTGCCGAGAGATAAAGTGAGTAAGTGTTGCTCAAACAAAGCAGAATGAAGATTAAATCCAGATGTTATACAATGGGAACAAAGATGtgataaaaacatcaaaacaaggCTTTAATCTGTTGAacagtgttaaaaacaaataggATACGAAGTCTCTTTACCAAATCTCATTGTACTACAGCAGCCTCTATTGGTGAACAATAGCATGGACATTTAATCTAGTCTGCCTAGCTGAAACATTAACCCTAAAGTCCAGGACATTATCTCACCTTACGGGCTCCAGGTGGAGTAGGGTTGAAGATCTTCGCCTGCATGTCTGATGGCAGGTTGGCGTAGATGGGAAGGACCAGCAGCTCTGCTATCTTAGACCCAAGCCGCCTGCATCTCTCCTGGAGCATCTCGCAACACGCTTCGATCTCCTcctgtaagacacacacaggcaaagagGATAAATAATAAGAGCAATACCCTTCAGTTCACTTCACTAATCGGTCTCCAACACACAAGCTAAGTATATATCTCAAAATTATCCAAATCTGTCGAACATATGCAGATATTACACACAAAATAAGGAGAAGGAGAACAGTAAAAAACTACCTGTCCAGTGAGGAAAACCAGAACGTCTCCAGGAGGCTGGGTGACATGGATCTGCAGGACTGACACCACACACGCTTCCAGGTAGTCTGCCTCTGGAGCCTTGACAACACAATATACAGATACGACCATCAACACAACAGTTTGATTTTAGGGGACAGGGTTGTCTAGACTCAATTCATCCCAAGAACCATTACAATCACTTACAACATTTCTTTCTATTCAAAATGCTATGGGTTTGGTGACACAGAGATGATATCTGTACTCACAACAACCTGTTTTTTTATCtattgttcattcatttttgtaaaaatacaaatttccataaatgagtgagaaaacagaagagGTTGTTTGGgagtaatgttttcttttgaaaaaaaagactgcagcaACAATGAACCAAAGAATTCaccaattatttaaaaaatgtaacatactgtatagtaAGCATTCAAATAGCATGCAAGTTCCTACTTTAGTGTAGAAGATATCGACGGGGAACCTCCTGCCAGGGATCCTGAAGACAGGTGCGTCGTCAAAGAAGCACGAGAAGCGCTCGGTGTCCAGAGTGGCGCTGGCCACCAGCACCTTCAGGTCCGGTCTGAATCTGGCAATGTCCTTAATCAGACCAAACAGGATGTCTGTGTGGAGCGTTCGCTCATGGGCCTCATCTATGATGATCACACTGGcgggagagaggggatgactgagcacaacacatacagtaataccTACAGGTGTTCAGTAAATGTACATAAACATATTCACTTGAACTGCAGAGAGGAACTGAGAGAAGTGACATAAGAAGTCACAAATAATAAGATAATTCAAAGACACCTGACCCAAATTGAAAGTTGAGGTTGTAAAGTGTGAtgagaaataacacattttccaaGAAAATATAATGTTGTAAATAACTTTGTCGTAAAAAAAGGAATGCTCAAAtggaaacataaacaaacctttttttatacCTGTTGATTAACTGCATAGCAACGTGAAGAGCAATTCAGCAGCATTACCTGTAGCTGGCCAGGTCGGGCTCGGTGAGAAACTCTCGGAGCAGCATGCCGTCTGTCATGTACTTGAGCACTGTCCTCTCCGATGTGCAGTCCTCAAAACGAATGCTGTAACCCACCTGGATGAAGCAATAGGTTAATATGAAAACACTGAGTTTTTTTAACCACTTCAAACAGTCAACAATACtttgaaatcaataaaaaaatgctAGAAAAGACACCAGCAGTACACAAAACCATGTACAGATCTTACATTGCATCATTTTGCCCCATCTAGAATTAATAACGTgttcgtaaaaaaaaaaaaaaaaaaaaatgaaatgggctCAGTATAATAATGTGCCAAACTCACCTCATTCCCAAGCTTGACGCTCATTTCCTGTGCCACTCTGGCTGCCACTGACATGGCTGCCACTCTGCGAGGCTGCGTACATCCGATCTTCATGCCTCCTTCAGTGTAGCCCTGAGAGAGGAGCAACAGGTTGAAGGGTAGATTCATTTTCCCCACTAGTGTTTAGTTCTGTTTGCAGAGGGTGTGAGACCGCTGCTGCCACCCTTGTACAATAAGGACAAAAGgaatttaactttatttaactgttttttgtgttgtattgaAAAGTTACATTTCAAATATCCAAAAGCAGCAAGTCTTTCAAAAGGCTCCATGTCCTGGTTAATCTTGCAGGCAACAGTTGTTTTAGGAATATATTcaataaatatgaagttacagccagcagcctgttagctgagcttagcataaagactgtaaacagggggaaaccgctagcctggctctccTGGCTTCAATGTTACTGTTACTATCTAGTCTGGTCACGGTTCGATAAGTTAATGTAACTATGTGAGCATATGATGCTATTATTAGATTCTGCACTCACATCTTCCAAGAGGTACTGTGGGATCTGGGTGGTCTTTCCGGAGCCGGTCTCACCCTCAATGACCATTATCTGGTGCTCTTGGATGGCAGCTAGCAGGTCATCTCTGTAGGGGAAAATGGGCAGGCTGCGTCGGACCTCCTGCATGGACTGTTTGTTCAGCTCTGCTTGGGACAGAGCCGGGGCCTCCTGATCCTAAACACAATAGGGTCCGAAGAAAAGGTCACTTCAGTTCACTGCAATAATACTCTGGGCAGAGCCTTGAAAAAGAGTacgatttagcattgcactgcTTTAACATTGTTAAAAGGAAGACCAGTAAACAGACTTTAATATGTAAAATCTGTGGCGTTCCCCTTTAAAACAAACTTAATTCTCAACTGCAGGCAGATTCAGGATCTCACCAGAAAATTGCATTTCCACTCTGAATGATAAATACTGTTTGACTGCAGATTGAAAACTGTGGCAAGAAGAACAAATGGACTCAACAAACACTAGTCAAAAGTGTTTTCATCGGTCGGAAAAATTGagacacaaataataataattattataattattataataatgcaGTAAGTGAAGCAAATTAACCCCACCTTTTCCGCCTGAGTTCCCTTCATGGTGATGGCAGTGCTGACAAAGTCGATcatctcatcctcctccaggATCAGCTGGTACTTCTCCTGTTCCTGCCTCATCCCTTGCTCTCGCTCCCTCTTGGCCCCGAAGCTGAGGGAGGCCGtcttcagcctctcctcctcccagcgGCCTTGCTCTCCACCCAGCTCCATGGGAGTTTCCTCCAGCTCCAGGTCCCTCTGGGGTACCTCCTGGTCAatgtggagagggagggagggaaagagttTGTCAACTGAACCTATGCACACTTCTGTAGGTGACTGTCTCTGCACACTGGATCAGTATGTGACATCCCTTGTTCCTACCTTTCTTCGCTTCTCTTCCGGTATATAGTatctgttcttcctctcctcctgctctttggCACCGGCCTTTTTGTAATCTTTAGCCAGGTCCCGAAGGGTGCGTTTGTATTCCAactcctttttctccctctctgtcagctcGTCTGTAGAGAAAAGGTACTCATCGTCATTGATCTCTGCATCCAGGTCCTCcagcttctcttcctctctcttctttagATACTCCCAGCGAGAGCGCTTCCTCAATTCTGGCACCTAGAGAGGAAACGAGGAAGACAAAGGATCAGGAACTTTATTTCACAGTTAGAATTCTGGCAACtgatttttatgtctttattccCTAAAACAACATATTACAATGCCTGAGGGAATGGTTCTTAAGAAGTCTACAAGTGATAGTGGAAAAATATTCTGTCCATAAACACAAGATGattcagcacaaacaaaaacttgtCTCCCAACTCAGAGCACCAACCATATTCTTCTGATCGTCTTCAGCCATCTTCAGCCTCTTCTGCGCTTCCTCGTAagcctgaagaaaaacaaacaaaaggcaaagaTGTTTACCTGCACAACACAATGGATcatctttggaaaaaaaaaatgcatgagcGGTGTTGTAATTCCCTCGTCCCCTACCTTTTTGTCAGTCCTCTCGGTTATGTTGCgagtcttgtctttgtctttctgcttcACTCGCTCGGCAAACGCATCTCTCTCTTCAATGTCAtgctgtcgctctctctcttccttctcccactcttcctcttcctcctcttcattcttGACAGATTTTTGGTCCCCTTGGCCTGAATTACCCCTgaaattaggaaaaaaaaacatcaacccAGAGATCCTTACATCATTTAAGTACATATTGAGACTGTTTATAACTAGTTTAAAATGCTCTGAATGGTTCAGCTCTTCCATACAACAGCTGCCTTAATCAGTCAAGCACCAAAGTATTAAGTACAAAAAGTTAACTTAGTGGCACATGTGATGATAAATATTTACAGGTTGCTACTCTTTTCTCTGGGATTAAGCTCAGTTTAATAACAAGACCAGTTTTGTTACAGGGTACTCATATTAGGACTTAACATGTCTGGTCAGTCACATGCAAGACgaaaattattttaattgccTCTTTATTATGTGTCTTGGATCCGGCAAACCACAGCAAAATGTTAGAAAGGTTTTTAACTCTACAGCACATAGTgcacaataaataaaatcacttaATTTTGACCACAGATCTGATATTTTCTCcaaaaagataccaaatatatttattcagtatttattcCAGATACTGTTTGACAGTATCCTGCAGTATATCAATGCTTTGCAGCATGTCAGAAAAACTATATTTTAGTATTCATGCTTTAGAAATAATAACCTTTTTTCTGtatgattgttttcttttttgtattaaaatacaTCATCAACTCGCATCATGTTTTCTTGTTCATGGACATGTTCATTTTCACTATGACAGTTAGGTGTGACTATATGAACAGGGTGAGTGTAATCTGCCCCATTTTAACACTGTCTGACTACAACCACCCACCCAGCAAAAACTGGCACAAATAACTAGACGAAATCACAACCAAAACAGCATTTACAAATATgataaactaaaaataaattaGGAAATCATTCAACTATAACTGTTATCAGCAAATGCTATGAGACAGCCTTTCCTGCTCTACTACTAGCactatacacaaacacatgttaatgcatggaacaatatgaaacaaacaattaatAGTAAGAAAATACCAAACAAGCATTACAAAATCAGTACGAAACCTCTGGATTACCTTTTAGATGCTTCATCCTCACTAGATGActcgctctctttcttctgcctGATATGCTTCCTCGTGTTTCTGTCCttgtctttgcttttctttttccctttctgcttctccttcacTGCGTCTCCATCACTGTCGCTGTCCTCCAGTAATGTGTACGTCCGATTCTTCCTGTCCATTTCGATGGCTTCCCGCTCCATCGCCCGGGACGGTTTCTCAACAACCTGCTTGCGAGGAatctataacacacacacaaattgctAGAGGTTTCATTCCCACCAAAGCAACTACTATACAGTTTAAAGGCATTCAGTTCAGGTAAATATGTTATGGTAAGTCCTCACAAGGAATGATGACAGAATTTGACAAATATACCTTGTCAAAGAGCTCTTTCGCAAAGGCAATCACACTCTGGTCGATGTCAATTGTGCCCGTCTGCTCGAGACGAGACACAAAGTCTTGAGAACTCGATGCTTTCCGTGCAGTGCCGATCATGAATTGAGAAACATATCTGTCACTCAACCCAAGGATGTCATGGAGACGGTCATTCACCCACTGCTCTAGATTGGCCATGGTGCCTGTTGAGGGAGCagtcacaacacaaaaacacagttatCGGTAATCCAGGTACAGTACCATGCAATGCACTCTCACACTACATGTACCACAACCCTGAACATATAGTTCATAGTAACAGTCTGACGTGTATATAAATACTTTGCTCTTGCCTTCAAGTACTCAGTAATGACATtttaggtacacctgtacactCTTATGAATTCAATACAGCAGCTCTTTCAAAAAAAATCTACCTTTACATtattgaaaatgtgtaaattcaattatatatttattaccacagttaaaggtggtgttgtactagactacattatattgtttttgtccttccaATTTACATACAAGAGGAAAGCAGAATGTTAGGAACACCTCTCAATATAGTGCAGTCCAGCACTATATAGATACATCACAACTAACTGTAACCTCAATGCTAAAACATATGACtgaatttatacatttatatacagtacagaagATACCATTGTAAGGAACATAGAAGTAGATTGTATTAGATTGTACAAGCGTACCTCATAAAGTGGCAACTGAGTATGTAATAGTTATATGTTTAGGTTTTGCCTGTATTTGCTTAGCAGCATGTCTGTATATGATCTAAGTCTACATAACGTTAGTCGGCCAATAAAGTTGGTTAGTCAATGTGATAGGCTTGAAAGTAAACAGGCGACACACTACGATACAAACTTGGTtggtaaatataaatatatatattgtgagCCACAAAGTTAATTCTGTGGACATTTGTGTAACTGTATATACTAGACCTTCAGTTTCAATGGTACAGTGAGCTATTCTCCTAATTTTACAACTTACTTGTGAGTAAAAACACTACTACACAAAAGACCCTCAAAAACTTCACTTACCGCTTATCAAAATGCTCAAACAACGTTGTTGTTATGGTAGAGGTAGCAGGCAGTGAGTTAGCTAGCTCAGCTAGCTCCAGCTACAAATGGGGTGTTAGCTTGAGTTGTAGCTCACACGTTCTCGGAAAGAACACTTAATGGATGCGTACATCTCTCCGAAgccatttaaaataatttatttgtgattttattgaCCCCAAAACAGCACATAACTAAATAAAAGTAATCAATACATGTTTTGCTAACTTAGCTTAACGCACGCTGATGTCGAAAGCGGATACGCGTCATATAAAATTGCCGAAGAAGAGCAGATCTGCATCAGAGGCCGCAGCGCTTACTGCCCCCATGCGGCcacctgaaaacaacaacagtcaccGGCTCACATTGCACAGAAATCATGTGGAATAAATATCAGCATTATTTGACACTTATATATAGCTACTAGTTACTTTTTACATTAAAGAACATGATAAGCTTGTATGCTATGATGTAGTACTATACTACTAATCTGCCTAGTAGTATAATATAGTAGTAAGTGTCTAAAATTGGCTCCACATTGACGAACtacaagattaaaatgttctTAGATGTAGTCCttagtgataaaaacagaattatataatattctataaatatataacactgtcaaaggagccattctgcataatgagtacttttacttttcacacTTTCCTAagttttgctgataatacttttgtacttttacttaagtaacattttgaattcaggacatttacttgtaatggagtattttaagACCATGGTACTTCCACCTTTAGCCTATCTCAGTACTTCGTCCACCACTGTATgctgttcagctttgttgtgcctgtttttagctgtatgtctgtTTCTATCATCCTGTAAACTGTGTGTAACCttgagagcaacttaaaaccGGAGTcgaattccttgtatgtgtacacatacttggccaataaagctgattctgattaacTGGGACATGAttcaacataataataatgttgctatcaataatattgttattattattagtggtaTTACCATTAGTagaattataataaaatgtaaaatgtctaattgatacacattttaaattcacacTATGATAAAGATTTATGTAGTTGGCCATTGTTGTGGTGGGATGGCGGTGCTGAATACGGATGTTATCTTATTACCACCTACTAAAAGTTAAGTCACAAACGACACACTACTACAGCACGAGTCATCAGGAAGGAGGCGCGCACATGCTCTCTCCAAGTCTACAAACAAACGTTGACAGAGATCGATAATTAGTCATCAGCGCTATTAAAGATCTCACCCCCACGAAAGTCTCTCTGCGGGCCCTTCCCTCGATCCTCCATTCCGCTCGGCCGGACCTGTGACCGGGTGGAGATGAAGACTCCGCAGATCATCCGGGGATCaccggtgctgctgctgctgctgctgctgacgcgGGTTTGCATTGACGGGTACAAGCCTGTCATCATCGTGCATGGCATTTTTGATGGACCAAGAGAGTTCAAAACGCTGTCTCAATACATATCCAAGGTAGGACATCTCAATGCGAAAGCTTACTTTTGGGAGAGACCTCTGGAGttcttttactaaagtaaaagtaatagtACCACAGTGCGTATGTgttatttcagtaaaagtacaaaagtattggcaacaaaatgtacttaaagaaacaaaagtaaaagttctcattatgcagaatggctaATTTCAGAGTGAGTCATTTCATTATTGCGTCATGAAAAGTGATGCATTATGTCTAAACATCACTtgaatgttgcagctggtaaaggtgggcCATGATGACTGGGTCTCTTACAGTATTCTATAATAATCACAATTTATTAGTTGATCATATTGTGTATTAATAATCAGGatatgtaaagtaactagtaactaaagctttaaaataaatatagtggagtaaaaataaaaatatgtggtggaggaaaagcaaaaagaagcataaaatagacatactgtagttaagtacagtacttgagtaaatgtgcttagttacattccaccattgattaaaatataatttggcAACGAACAATGTAAGTTTGGTCCACCTGTTTTTGATGAACcttttgaattttatttaaagaaactCTTCATTAACctgcatttcatattcatatcatCTTCGTTTCATAATTTACTCAGCAGTGAGGCTTAAAATTGACCATTTGAACTGTGCAAGGGGTCAAGGTTCCCACTTAACCCTCAAGTAGGCATTCATTGAACTTATCTTGGACTTTAGATCTACAGTAGATATATTACAGATTATTCTAAAGGCTGTTTAGATtttaagtgaagtgaaaatTAGCAAGCGGTTTCAAGGTAGTGATTTCTGTTCCCCTGTCATTCTCTATTCCTCAagatcagttttgttttggaagAACTTCTGTACATGAGCCCACATGTGACTGAGGTGACTGATAACATCCTCAGTCATCAGGATGATCGTTTCCTGACAGTTGATTTAATCAGTgattgctgtgtttctgctcctcggttccttttatttttttaatgttattaccAGGTGCATCCAGGCACCGAGGTGACGGCGATTGACTTGTATGACAACCTGGCCAGTCTGAAGCCATTGTGGAGGCAGGTCCAAGGCTTCAGGAAAGCCATCGAGTCCGTCATGCAAAAGGCTCCTGATGGCGTCCATCTTCTGTGCTTCTCACAAGgtcctctctcacactcacgcagactgtgtatgcacacacttgcatacactTTTAAACATACACAGTTAAAATGTCCTGCCCGTAAAAGACTGATAAATAGGAGCTCGTAAggtaaaatctttttttctaatgatcaaaacatttactgaagtaGGAAGAGACCAGGCTGAGCTACCAACCAGGCAAGTGGAAGATGTGTGTCACTTGCTTTTTGGTTATTTGataagatttttcttttttttttggcatttctgctttattatgatagtgacagtcagagagagacaggaaaggggagagaggagggaaaacaaaggaCTGCAGCAAGGAGTCTTAATCGTACACACTCTACCTCCTCGACCTCCTGGGGGCGCCCCTAGTTATTTGATAACTTGCAATTTTGTCTGGAAATTCAAGTGTAATATAAAAAGGATCCTGCATTATTAAGTGATCTTGTGATGCTGTCTTGTAGAAGGACCCTGTGTCAGTTAATTCATTTACCAAAAACTGACATACAGAAAACCTGGGGCCATGAAGTTACGAGTACTGGTTGGTTTCTGGGTCTGAAACTATAATGAAGCTGCTATCTATAGTGTCCTGCGTGCATTGTGCTTGATGCGATAGGTATCTCTGATATGACAGGAGGGGGGCGCAGTGATTCAGTGGTTAGTGTCACAGTGtcctcacagcaagaaggtcCTGGGTTCACATAAGCTGGTGGGACTTTACGTGTTTGCATGAAATAGGGAGAACTTTGATGCCaaggtttcctcccacagtccaaaaacatgcaagttaaaggggaactccaccagTTTTACCCGAAGCCTGTTTGCAGGTttgtaaaagtttaaaagtttaatgaataaaatgttccaGATGGAACTGCTTGAAATCAGagaaattgcctcaagtgatgtaaCTTGAGCTGCTAATTGCAGGGTTGGTGGTCCTTGAGCATGACACTGCCTATCTAGCctacattcatttatataattGTTATGGGGTGGACTAAATAATAGagacacctctctgtataatgcaatacagtttaACAGCACAAACtacctccaaaatgaccataaagttgaataaacatcatgaaggtaggatttataGCAGGACTGCTTTACTTTTAGCAAAGCGCACCCAATGAACcggcaactgagtgtatattttGAGAAATGGTTGTCTCTGAACGGTCACTTCGTAGCCTACATAAAAAGCAAGGATATGGTGCGTGAGACGgcgtcagtcagtctgtcagaggCCAAGATAAATCCTCCCCGTGAGATAATGACAGACAAATGTTGATGTTGTATAATTTATGCATGCTAACTTCAAGGACAGCAGGAgatcacacagagagaaaggggacaGAGTAGTGTGGC harbors:
- the dhx16 gene encoding pre-mRNA-splicing factor ATP-dependent RNA helicase DHX16; amino-acid sequence: MANLEQWVNDRLHDILGLSDRYVSQFMIGTARKASSSQDFVSRLEQTGTIDIDQSVIAFAKELFDKIPRKQVVEKPSRAMEREAIEMDRKNRTYTLLEDSDSDGDAVKEKQKGKKKSKDKDRNTRKHIRQKKESESSSEDEASKRGNSGQGDQKSVKNEEEEEEEWEKEERERQHDIEERDAFAERVKQKDKDKTRNITERTDKKAYEEAQKRLKMAEDDQKNMVPELRKRSRWEYLKKREEEKLEDLDAEINDDEYLFSTDELTEREKKELEYKRTLRDLAKDYKKAGAKEQEERKNRYYIPEEKRRKEVPQRDLELEETPMELGGEQGRWEEERLKTASLSFGAKREREQGMRQEQEKYQLILEEDEMIDFVSTAITMKGTQAEKDQEAPALSQAELNKQSMQEVRRSLPIFPYRDDLLAAIQEHQIMVIEGETGSGKTTQIPQYLLEDGYTEGGMKIGCTQPRRVAAMSVAARVAQEMSVKLGNEVGYSIRFEDCTSERTVLKYMTDGMLLREFLTEPDLASYSVIIIDEAHERTLHTDILFGLIKDIARFRPDLKVLVASATLDTERFSCFFDDAPVFRIPGRRFPVDIFYTKAPEADYLEACVVSVLQIHVTQPPGDVLVFLTGQEEIEACCEMLQERCRRLGSKIAELLVLPIYANLPSDMQAKIFNPTPPGARKVVVATNIAETSLTIDGIIYVIDPGFCKQKSYNARTGMESLIVTPCSRASANQRAGRAGRVAAGKCFRLYTAWAFKHEMEETTVPEIQRTNLGNVVLLLKSLGINDLIHFDFMDPPPHETLVLALEQLYALGALNHLGELTKLGRRMAELPVDPMLSKMILASEQYKCSEEVLTIAAMLSVNNSIFYRPKDKVVHADNARMNFVVPGGDHLVLLNVYTQWLESGYSTQWCYENFIQFRSMRRARDVRDQLEGLMDRIEVEVVSSQGDSLPIRKAVTAGYFYHTARLSKGGYKTVKHQQTVYVHPNSSLFEEQPRWLIYHELVFTTKEFMRQVIEIESGWLLEVAPHYYKSKELEDSSSKKMPRKQGKTKEELG